One genomic region from Evansella sp. LMS18 encodes:
- a CDS encoding stage V sporulation protein D has translation MKRVSNVTVRKRLIFALCAGLVVFMVMIIRLAYVQLVIGDDISSRAEDSWSRNIPFEAKRGEILDRNGIPLATNISAPSVLVVPRQVKEPAEVAGELAQVLSMDEKKAYELVTKKASIVRMNPEGRKMSNELAQKVRDLKLDGVYIAEDNKRHYPFGKYLSHVLGFAGIDNQGLTGLELYYDEQLSGQPGFVSFYSDAKGRRMPNLADEYTEPVDGQHLKLTIDTRIQTIIERELDIAEATYNPDGAMAIAMDPNTGEILGMSSRPDYDPERFKEVPPEIYNQNKPVWSQYEPGSTFKIITLAAALEEGKVDLDKDNFHDPGHIEVSGHRLRCWKKGGHGSQTFLEVVQNSCNPGFVVLGERLGKDTLFKYINDFGFGSKTGIDLQGEGKGILFDLENVGPLELATTAFGQGVSVTPIQQVAAVAAAVNGGNLYQPYLAKEWVNPATEEVIANTSPVLKKQVISEETSAEIRRALEHVVAKGTGRGAYVDGYRVGGKTGTAQKAQGGRYLENNHIVSFIGFAPADDPQIVVYVAVDNPKNTVQFGGTVAAPIVGNIMEDGLRALGVERRAEQIEKERMWNDEPLVEVPDLIGRTMKDIHEAYYELKLDVSGEGKEVLVQSPEPGVRIKAGSVIRIYMGDKKEEEQ, from the coding sequence ATGAAACGTGTATCCAACGTAACAGTTAGAAAAAGACTTATTTTTGCCCTGTGTGCCGGTCTTGTGGTTTTTATGGTAATGATAATAAGACTCGCTTACGTACAACTTGTAATAGGAGATGATATCTCATCCCGGGCGGAGGACTCCTGGAGCCGTAATATCCCATTCGAAGCGAAAAGAGGGGAGATTCTGGACCGGAACGGAATACCTCTTGCTACTAATATAAGTGCGCCATCTGTATTGGTAGTGCCCCGCCAGGTAAAAGAGCCGGCAGAAGTGGCAGGGGAACTTGCCCAAGTATTATCGATGGATGAAAAAAAGGCGTATGAATTAGTTACAAAAAAAGCTTCGATCGTGCGAATGAATCCTGAGGGCAGAAAAATGAGCAATGAACTGGCGCAGAAAGTCAGGGATTTAAAGCTGGACGGTGTTTATATTGCGGAAGATAATAAACGCCACTATCCATTTGGGAAGTACTTATCCCATGTGCTGGGCTTTGCGGGAATAGATAATCAGGGGCTGACAGGACTTGAACTCTATTATGATGAACAGCTTTCTGGCCAGCCAGGGTTCGTCTCTTTCTACTCAGATGCTAAGGGGAGAAGAATGCCGAATTTAGCCGACGAGTATACAGAGCCGGTGGACGGCCAACACTTAAAATTAACAATAGATACGAGGATTCAGACGATAATAGAAAGGGAACTGGATATTGCAGAAGCTACATACAATCCTGACGGAGCGATGGCAATTGCAATGGACCCGAATACAGGAGAAATTCTCGGAATGTCTTCCCGCCCCGATTACGATCCGGAACGATTTAAAGAAGTGCCTCCTGAAATTTACAATCAGAATAAGCCGGTCTGGAGCCAGTATGAGCCAGGATCCACCTTCAAGATCATCACGCTTGCTGCCGCCCTCGAAGAAGGGAAAGTAGATCTTGATAAAGATAATTTCCACGATCCTGGGCATATAGAAGTTTCAGGCCACCGGCTCCGCTGCTGGAAAAAAGGAGGCCATGGTTCACAAACCTTTCTTGAAGTTGTCCAGAATTCATGTAACCCGGGTTTTGTTGTTTTAGGTGAACGTCTTGGCAAAGATACTTTATTTAAATATATTAACGATTTTGGATTTGGAAGCAAAACAGGCATAGATTTGCAAGGGGAAGGGAAAGGGATACTGTTTGACCTGGAAAATGTGGGGCCGCTGGAGCTTGCAACCACCGCGTTCGGCCAGGGGGTGTCGGTAACTCCGATACAGCAGGTTGCTGCAGTGGCAGCAGCGGTAAATGGCGGTAATCTGTATCAGCCTTATCTTGCGAAAGAGTGGGTTAATCCGGCCACGGAAGAAGTGATTGCAAATACCTCGCCGGTTCTGAAAAAACAGGTGATCTCGGAGGAAACATCTGCCGAAATCAGGAGAGCCCTTGAACATGTTGTAGCTAAAGGAACAGGAAGAGGAGCTTATGTAGATGGCTATCGTGTTGGCGGGAAGACAGGTACTGCCCAGAAAGCGCAGGGCGGAAGATACCTGGAAAACAACCACATCGTTTCCTTTATCGGATTCGCTCCTGCAGATGATCCACAGATTGTTGTCTACGTTGCTGTGGACAACCCGAAAAACACAGTGCAATTTGGTGGAACTGTTGCTGCGCCTATTGTAGGGAATATTATGGAAGACGGCCTTCGTGCCCTTGGTGTTGAAAGAAGGGCGGAACAAATAGAGAAAGAGAGAATGTGGAATGACGAACCTCTTGTGGAAGTACCGGATCTTATCGGAAGAACGATGAAGGATATCCATGAGGCTTACTATGAGCTGAAGCTTGATGTGTCGGGAGAAGGCAAGGAAGTACTTGTTCAGTCCCCGGAGCCGGGAGTCAGGATAAAAGCCGGTTCAGTAATCAGAATATATATGGGTGACAAAAAAGAAGAGGAACAGTAA
- a CDS encoding penicillin-binding protein — protein MEERKSPLVTKRALFVFVVVILGTALLFTRFIYIQAAKEVQGHDLQEIIEQRWSQTRVLEGKRGTIFDRNGDALAEEVTSYSVVAILDDRYSDRVEDPAETARKLSTVLDIEQSVIEGYLTSGIENGRVQVELGPKAKFLSYETKEEIEALELSGIQLRTDPRRYYPKQMFASHILGYTERDMSEARMGLESSLNDYLQEEEGSISYQKDGRNRRLPNADEIIDPPENGNDVYLTLDTRIQMAIEQTMNQVEEEFSPERVMTVVANAKTGEILGMSNRPSFNPNQYESIENYTNYNISSRYEPGSTMKIFTVAAAIEEGVYNGDDLFKSGSYELGDHSIRDHYRGGWGEISYDEGFRRSSNVAMSILALDKLGPDKLYEYIDKFGFNSPTGIELPNEANSQIARQWRSDAATTSFGQGSAVTPIQQVQAATAIANNGTMMKPYIIDKIVNSDSGEMIVEGEPEAAGNPVSEETASQVLELMETVVSDEDGTGRPYAIEGFNVAGKTGTAEIIREDGPGYMTGHGNFIYSFLGMAPAEDPEVIVYVAVDRPKLDLDEPGNLPVSMIFKSVMNQSLQYLNIAPTETIGNNEDEANILEDFTGAAAEEAAEHLKDAGLKPFLIGEGTEITGQFPNPGMGILNGEKVLLMTDSEEILMPDMNDWPQRYLFAFQELTGITAETSGNGFVYSQTPDPGTSLAGADRIKAALSVPGEREEEAEDDLEESVEENEEAEEDGNDEEEEFFMD, from the coding sequence ATGGAAGAGAGAAAGAGCCCTTTAGTGACCAAAAGAGCGCTGTTCGTGTTTGTGGTAGTCATACTCGGAACAGCGCTTCTTTTTACAAGATTTATTTATATCCAGGCTGCCAAGGAAGTCCAGGGGCATGATTTGCAGGAGATTATTGAACAAAGATGGTCCCAGACGAGAGTTCTGGAGGGGAAGCGAGGCACCATTTTTGACAGGAATGGGGATGCCCTGGCAGAAGAAGTTACCTCGTACTCAGTAGTTGCTATTCTGGATGATAGATATAGCGACCGGGTGGAGGATCCTGCGGAGACCGCAAGAAAACTGAGCACTGTACTCGACATCGAACAGTCTGTTATTGAAGGCTACCTCACTTCGGGGATTGAAAACGGCCGGGTGCAGGTGGAGCTTGGTCCAAAGGCGAAGTTTTTAAGTTATGAAACGAAAGAAGAAATCGAAGCGCTTGAGCTGTCAGGAATCCAGCTGAGGACTGATCCAAGGAGATACTATCCTAAACAAATGTTTGCTTCCCACATTCTTGGCTATACAGAACGTGATATGTCCGAGGCGAGAATGGGACTGGAAAGCAGCCTGAATGACTATTTGCAGGAAGAAGAGGGCAGCATTTCCTATCAGAAGGACGGCAGGAACCGCAGGCTTCCAAACGCTGATGAAATTATTGATCCCCCTGAAAATGGGAACGATGTTTATTTGACGCTGGACACGCGAATCCAGATGGCAATTGAACAGACAATGAACCAGGTGGAAGAAGAGTTCAGCCCGGAACGGGTTATGACTGTGGTTGCCAATGCGAAGACCGGCGAGATACTTGGCATGTCCAACCGCCCCAGCTTCAATCCGAACCAGTATGAATCCATCGAGAATTACACCAACTATAATATTTCCTCCAGGTACGAACCTGGCTCTACGATGAAGATATTCACTGTTGCTGCGGCCATTGAAGAAGGTGTATATAACGGGGACGATTTATTCAAGTCAGGTTCCTATGAACTTGGCGACCATTCGATCAGGGACCACTATAGAGGAGGGTGGGGAGAAATCAGTTATGATGAGGGCTTCCGGCGTTCATCGAACGTGGCTATGTCCATCCTTGCCCTGGATAAGCTTGGTCCTGATAAATTATATGAGTATATAGACAAGTTTGGATTTAACTCACCTACCGGGATTGAACTGCCTAATGAAGCAAACAGCCAGATTGCAAGGCAATGGCGCAGTGACGCTGCCACGACTTCTTTTGGCCAGGGTAGTGCAGTAACCCCGATTCAGCAGGTGCAGGCAGCTACAGCGATTGCGAATAATGGAACGATGATGAAGCCTTACATTATCGACAAAATAGTGAATAGCGACAGCGGAGAGATGATTGTGGAAGGAGAACCAGAAGCTGCTGGCAATCCGGTTTCTGAAGAGACTGCCAGCCAGGTGCTGGAGCTTATGGAAACAGTTGTTTCAGATGAAGACGGTACAGGCAGGCCCTATGCAATAGAAGGATTCAATGTTGCGGGAAAAACCGGAACGGCTGAAATTATCCGTGAGGACGGACCAGGATACATGACAGGGCACGGTAATTTTATTTATTCCTTCCTGGGCATGGCGCCTGCAGAGGACCCGGAAGTCATTGTGTACGTGGCTGTTGACCGGCCGAAGCTGGATCTTGATGAACCTGGAAACCTTCCTGTGTCAATGATATTCAAATCGGTAATGAACCAGAGTCTTCAGTATTTAAATATCGCTCCTACAGAAACAATCGGAAATAACGAAGATGAGGCAAATATACTTGAAGACTTCACAGGCGCAGCTGCAGAAGAGGCTGCAGAGCACCTTAAAGATGCTGGCCTGAAACCATTCCTTATCGGAGAGGGTACTGAGATTACAGGGCAGTTTCCTAACCCGGGCATGGGAATTCTTAACGGTGAAAAAGTGCTGTTAATGACAGATAGCGAAGAAATCCTGATGCCTGACATGAATGACTGGCCACAGAGATATTTATTTGCTTTCCAGGAGCTTACCGGGATTACTGCTGAAACATCCGGGAATGGTTTTGTTTATTCCCAGACACCGGACCCTGGAACCAGCCTTGCAGGTGCCGACCGGATTAAGGCCGCTCTTTCTGTCCCTGGAGAACGGGAAGAAGAAGCTGAGGATGACCTGGAAGAATCAGTGGAAGAAAATGAAGAAGCTGAGGAAGATGGAAACGACGAGGAAGAAGAGTTTTTCATGGATTAG
- the ftsL gene encoding cell division protein FtsL — protein sequence MSPLVQKQAPYTSVQPQRERRTVTKRVYKGRVTKGEKLIYIVASAAFVFVLCLILSNYASIYMTNHQIQQTEVEISQQTGVNEALSLQVMELSDPERILSEAKDMGMVLNEENVRFTHQNE from the coding sequence ATGAGTCCACTTGTACAAAAACAGGCTCCATACACTTCTGTACAGCCGCAGCGAGAGAGAAGAACTGTAACAAAAAGGGTTTATAAAGGGAGAGTGACAAAGGGAGAGAAGCTGATTTACATAGTGGCTTCCGCGGCTTTTGTGTTTGTCCTGTGTTTAATTTTATCTAATTATGCATCCATTTATATGACGAACCACCAAATCCAGCAGACTGAGGTGGAAATCAGCCAGCAGACAGGAGTCAATGAAGCGCTGAGCCTGCAAGTGATGGAACTGTCGGATCCGGAGCGTATTTTATCCGAAGCTAAAGACATGGGAATGGTTCTGAATGAGGAGAACGTAAGATTTACCCACCAGAATGAATAA
- the rsmH gene encoding 16S rRNA (cytosine(1402)-N(4))-methyltransferase RsmH, with the protein MFEHETVLKEETVKGLNIDPGGVYVDCTLGGGGHSERILSELGDNGRLIAFDQDEKALSFAKERLAPYKDKVIFVHSNFEYLNEKLDELQIEKVDGFVFDLGVSSPQFDEPERGFSYRFDAPLDMRMDRGQSLSAYEVVNEWAFEDLVRIIARYGEERFAKQIARKIEKRRETEPVKTTFELVEVIKEAIPAPARRKGGHPAKRTFQAIRIAVNDELNVFEKALNDAIDRTSSGGRIAVITFHSLEDRICKQVFKRRSTPEELPKDLPVIPESFEPELTLINRKPILADERELENNNRASSAKLRIAEKK; encoded by the coding sequence TTGTTTGAACATGAAACGGTTCTTAAAGAAGAGACAGTGAAGGGCCTGAATATAGATCCTGGCGGGGTTTATGTAGACTGTACCCTCGGGGGAGGGGGACACAGTGAAAGGATTCTCTCTGAGCTTGGTGATAATGGCAGGCTGATCGCTTTCGACCAGGATGAAAAAGCGCTGAGTTTTGCGAAGGAACGCCTCGCTCCGTATAAAGACAAAGTTATCTTTGTCCATAGTAATTTTGAATATCTTAATGAGAAGCTCGACGAACTTCAAATTGAAAAAGTGGATGGCTTCGTCTTCGATCTTGGAGTTTCGTCCCCTCAGTTTGATGAGCCGGAACGAGGCTTCAGCTACCGGTTTGATGCTCCTTTAGATATGCGGATGGACCGGGGGCAGTCCTTGTCTGCATACGAGGTAGTAAATGAATGGGCCTTCGAGGATCTCGTACGGATTATTGCCAGGTACGGGGAAGAACGGTTCGCGAAACAGATTGCAAGAAAAATTGAAAAGAGACGGGAAACTGAACCGGTAAAAACCACTTTTGAGCTGGTTGAGGTTATTAAAGAAGCTATTCCGGCACCAGCCAGACGGAAAGGCGGACACCCGGCTAAAAGAACATTCCAGGCGATCCGAATCGCTGTAAATGATGAATTGAATGTCTTTGAAAAAGCTTTAAATGATGCAATTGACAGGACAAGCTCAGGAGGGAGGATAGCGGTAATAACCTTTCATTCTTTAGAAGACAGAATATGCAAGCAGGTATTTAAACGGAGAAGCACTCCGGAGGAACTGCCGAAAGATTTACCTGTAATTCCTGAGTCGTTTGAACCGGAACTGACATTAATAAACAGAAAACCTATACTTGCCGATGAAAGAGAATTAGAAAATAATAATCGGGCATCTTCCGCAAAGCTGAGGATTGCTGAGAAAAAATAA
- the mraZ gene encoding division/cell wall cluster transcriptional repressor MraZ gives MFMGEYHHNIDEKGRMIIPAKFREELGTTFVVTRGMDKCLFVYPEQEWKQLEQKLKTLPFTKKDARAFTRFFFSGAAECGLDKQGRVNIAPTLRTYASLEKECVVIGVSNRVEIWSKSIWEEYFAESEESFGEIAEGIVDFEL, from the coding sequence ATGTTCATGGGCGAGTATCATCATAATATTGATGAGAAAGGCAGGATGATTATCCCTGCAAAATTTCGCGAAGAACTTGGAACCACCTTCGTCGTTACAAGGGGAATGGACAAATGCCTGTTTGTTTATCCGGAACAGGAATGGAAACAATTAGAGCAAAAGCTTAAAACGCTCCCCTTTACTAAAAAAGATGCCAGAGCGTTTACGCGTTTTTTCTTTTCCGGAGCAGCTGAATGCGGGCTTGATAAACAAGGAAGAGTAAATATAGCGCCAACTTTGCGTACATATGCCAGTCTTGAAAAAGAATGTGTTGTAATCGGGGTTTCCAATCGGGTGGAAATCTGGAGTAAATCTATTTGGGAAGAATATTTTGCGGAATCTGAGGAATCCTTCGGAGAGATTGCAGAAGGTATTGTGGATTTTGAACTGTAA
- the bshC gene encoding bacillithiol biosynthesis cysteine-adding enzyme BshC, with translation MKIEVKETDSQPFIEKYINNDQEILEFYDYPLTDEGRKERLKELSSRTFNRQSLVKVLHSFNKRYTACENTFRQISRLAEKDAVAVVGGQQAGLLTGPVYTVNKVLSILAEAERLEEKQGVPVIPVFWIAGEDHDIDEVNHFYFPDRQSARKFVIPEKNNVKIPVSKRKISREEAERLINEALRCLPETEYTKEIYSTLLDEFKDEYTYVDWFALLIHKIFEGTGLVLMDSDDPEIREIEKPFFLQMLKNNGTIREAFYEGASSFERAGFGTPIEKDPHNSHIFIHEQGQRYLMENQGGLFREKNGAKEWTTEELMELCNKKPWLFSNNVVTRPIMQDMLLPVAAFIAGPGEMKYWGVLKQAFRSMGIKMPLIYPRVHISFITRRVEKNLASINLAPEAVLKDGVQEEKEAWFNEQKTINVEEVFSRAEETLHETMGDISAVFSSVGREADQLHKKHAKIAAAALNRYKSDMEKLIQKQHEAVLIKYDETEAELKPDGNLQERHLNIYPYLNMYGTDLLLRVLKNIRKQEALAGKHLFVYL, from the coding sequence ATGAAGATAGAAGTGAAGGAAACTGACTCGCAGCCCTTTATAGAAAAATACATAAATAACGATCAGGAGATACTGGAATTCTATGATTACCCATTAACAGACGAAGGCAGAAAAGAGCGCCTGAAAGAACTTAGCTCCAGGACATTTAACCGCCAGTCACTTGTGAAAGTGCTCCACAGTTTTAATAAAAGATATACTGCCTGTGAGAACACCTTCAGGCAAATAAGCCGTCTGGCGGAAAAGGATGCAGTTGCAGTAGTGGGGGGACAGCAGGCGGGACTGTTAACCGGCCCTGTCTACACGGTTAATAAGGTACTTTCCATTCTGGCGGAAGCGGAAAGGCTGGAAGAAAAACAAGGCGTTCCGGTTATACCCGTCTTCTGGATAGCCGGGGAAGATCATGACATAGATGAAGTGAACCACTTTTATTTTCCAGACAGGCAGTCAGCCAGAAAGTTCGTTATTCCGGAGAAAAACAATGTTAAAATCCCTGTATCCAAACGGAAAATCTCACGGGAGGAAGCAGAGCGGCTTATTAATGAGGCATTGAGATGCCTTCCTGAAACAGAATACACAAAAGAAATATACAGTACTCTTTTAGATGAATTTAAAGATGAATATACATATGTAGACTGGTTTGCTCTCTTGATTCACAAAATCTTTGAAGGGACAGGCCTGGTTCTTATGGATTCGGATGATCCCGAAATCAGGGAGATTGAAAAACCTTTCTTTTTACAAATGCTAAAGAATAATGGCACGATCAGGGAAGCGTTTTACGAAGGGGCAAGTTCATTTGAAAGAGCTGGATTCGGAACTCCGATAGAAAAGGATCCTCATAACTCTCATATTTTTATCCATGAGCAAGGCCAGAGATATCTCATGGAAAACCAGGGAGGCCTGTTCCGTGAAAAAAATGGTGCGAAAGAATGGACAACGGAGGAGCTGATGGAGTTATGCAATAAGAAACCATGGCTGTTCAGCAACAACGTTGTTACCCGGCCTATCATGCAGGATATGCTTCTCCCTGTTGCGGCTTTTATTGCAGGTCCAGGCGAGATGAAATACTGGGGAGTGCTGAAGCAGGCATTCCGGAGCATGGGAATAAAAATGCCGTTAATTTACCCGAGAGTACATATAAGCTTCATTACCCGAAGAGTAGAGAAAAACCTTGCCTCCATAAACCTTGCTCCGGAAGCTGTGTTGAAAGATGGGGTCCAGGAAGAAAAGGAAGCATGGTTCAATGAACAGAAAACGATAAATGTCGAAGAAGTATTCAGCAGAGCGGAAGAAACGCTGCATGAGACGATGGGTGATATCTCCGCTGTTTTTTCATCTGTCGGTCGCGAAGCGGATCAGCTCCATAAAAAGCACGCTAAGATAGCTGCGGCTGCTCTTAACCGGTATAAGAGCGACATGGAGAAGCTGATACAGAAGCAGCATGAAGCAGTGCTGATTAAATATGATGAGACAGAAGCAGAGCTTAAGCCGGACGGAAACCTGCAGGAACGCCACTTAAATATCTATCCATATCTGAATATGTATGGAACGGATTTACTGCTCAGAGTCCTTAAAAATATAAGAAAGCAGGAAGCCTTAGCGGGAAAACATTTGTTTGTTTATCTCTAA
- a CDS encoding DUF3397 domain-containing protein, producing the protein MNNISEIFAVTAATLVTIPLLGLYFVYLAAVKTTRNKVFSLKLAVDCTALLFMAAVYFLILEIWGVHLLWVFILFFLATAVIFTIMHWKVYEDIYIRKVIKGVWRFQFFVFLLVYFALVVYGLFTSIYAFAAA; encoded by the coding sequence GTGAACAATATTAGCGAAATATTCGCTGTTACTGCGGCGACACTTGTGACTATTCCGTTGCTTGGTTTGTATTTTGTTTATTTAGCTGCTGTAAAAACTACAAGAAATAAGGTTTTCTCTTTAAAACTGGCAGTTGACTGCACGGCTTTGCTGTTTATGGCGGCTGTTTATTTTCTCATTCTGGAAATATGGGGTGTTCATCTGCTTTGGGTATTTATACTTTTTTTCCTTGCTACTGCTGTTATTTTTACAATCATGCACTGGAAGGTATATGAAGATATCTATATCAGGAAGGTTATTAAAGGAGTGTGGAGATTTCAGTTCTTTGTATTTCTTCTCGTATATTTTGCGCTTGTCGTGTACGGGCTGTTTACCAGCATCTACGCTTTCGCTGCAGCCTAA
- a CDS encoding ketopantoate reductase family protein, translating to MRVAIIGGGAVGLLTGGYLSLTGHQIHIITRTREQADILNSEGLKLETGNGTETVYVNAGPHTSTEYMDCDLWIITLKQTVLDSFLAKWRDVEGLPPVLFLQNGMGHMEKAEKALLSDLYAGIVTHGALKTGHNCVKHTGKGDIHIGFWRGSNHNLAAQLTIPDSFPVYEASDIQLMLKRKLLVNLSVNPLTALYGVKNGELLTNPEWAKNVKAIFSEGVSVLGLEENEWETVEAVITRTGDNESSMLQDVKNGRKTETEAITGYMMQLAAEQGLELPVTSFLHRSITGIHGRGDAK from the coding sequence TTGAGAGTAGCTATAATCGGTGGAGGTGCTGTGGGGCTGCTTACCGGAGGGTACCTTTCTTTAACCGGGCATCAGATACATATAATAACGAGGACGAGAGAACAGGCGGATATCCTGAATAGTGAGGGGCTGAAACTGGAAACAGGGAACGGGACTGAAACCGTGTACGTAAATGCCGGGCCGCATACTTCCACAGAATATATGGATTGTGATTTATGGATAATCACTTTAAAGCAAACGGTGCTCGATAGTTTTCTGGCAAAGTGGCGGGATGTTGAAGGGCTCCCTCCTGTATTGTTCCTTCAGAATGGCATGGGGCACATGGAGAAAGCGGAAAAAGCACTTCTCTCAGACCTTTATGCAGGGATAGTAACTCACGGAGCGCTGAAAACAGGACATAATTGTGTGAAACATACAGGTAAAGGAGATATACATATTGGGTTCTGGCGAGGTTCTAACCATAATCTCGCAGCACAGCTTACTATACCTGATTCCTTTCCTGTATACGAGGCCAGCGATATACAGTTAATGCTAAAGAGGAAATTACTTGTTAATCTCTCAGTCAACCCACTGACTGCACTTTACGGGGTAAAAAATGGCGAGTTGCTGACAAACCCGGAGTGGGCGAAAAACGTCAAAGCAATTTTTAGTGAGGGAGTCAGTGTACTGGGACTTGAAGAAAATGAATGGGAGACAGTGGAAGCAGTTATTACGAGGACGGGAGATAATGAATCCTCTATGCTCCAGGACGTAAAAAACGGGAGAAAGACAGAAACAGAAGCGATTACCGGTTATATGATGCAACTTGCGGCGGAGCAAGGCCTGGAACTGCCTGTAACGTCGTTTTTACACAGATCAATTACAGGTATTCATGGGAGAGGAGATGCAAAGTGA
- a CDS encoding N-acetyltransferase → MENYEVVRLHVNFKTLEEFENFREYGQQELSMKEDLEGNIIENDSESPFYGVYFGNKLVARMSLYKIDKKFDAYFDPKQDYYELWKLEVLPAYQGKGIGKNLVDFAKSLGLPVKTNARQRSDAFWEKMGFEPLSYVEERDRGENPYVWFPEGVSEQHADKEE, encoded by the coding sequence ATGGAAAATTACGAGGTTGTCCGTTTACATGTAAACTTTAAAACATTAGAAGAATTCGAGAATTTCCGGGAATATGGACAGCAGGAGCTGTCAATGAAGGAAGACCTCGAGGGCAATATTATTGAAAATGACAGCGAGTCTCCCTTTTATGGAGTATATTTCGGTAACAAGCTCGTCGCCAGAATGAGCTTATATAAAATAGACAAGAAGTTTGACGCATATTTTGATCCTAAACAGGATTATTACGAGCTGTGGAAACTCGAAGTCCTGCCCGCATACCAGGGTAAAGGGATCGGAAAGAACCTGGTAGATTTCGCAAAAAGCCTTGGGTTGCCGGTAAAAACCAACGCAAGACAGCGCTCCGACGCCTTCTGGGAAAAAATGGGCTTCGAACCCCTTTCTTATGTCGAAGAGAGAGACCGGGGAGAAAATCCTTATGTCTGGTTCCCTGAGGGAGTCTCTGAACAGCACGCAGACAAAGAAGAGTAA
- a CDS encoding RsfA family transcriptional regulator has product MVRQDAWNQDEDLLLAEVVLRHIREGSTQLSAFEEVGDRLSRTPAACGFRWNSTIRKKYESAIQLAKKQRKQVKKNGLAEKANILKTEQLHNGEAETEEKSLVQLLDEVIQMLSERREKIRSLYDGTQVGTGKSIQKIKKENEELQTELARLKQEHEIVKNDYQLMINVVERAAKRTQAQVTAK; this is encoded by the coding sequence TTGGTCAGGCAGGATGCATGGAATCAGGATGAGGATCTGCTGCTGGCTGAGGTGGTGCTTAGGCACATAAGAGAAGGCAGTACTCAGCTTTCCGCGTTTGAAGAGGTTGGCGACAGACTGTCACGTACTCCGGCGGCATGCGGCTTTCGCTGGAATTCAACAATAAGGAAAAAATACGAATCAGCTATCCAGCTTGCAAAAAAACAGCGTAAACAAGTTAAAAAGAATGGGCTGGCGGAAAAAGCTAATATTTTAAAAACGGAACAGCTGCACAATGGGGAAGCAGAAACGGAAGAAAAGTCTCTTGTGCAGCTTCTGGATGAAGTGATTCAGATGCTCTCTGAGAGAAGGGAAAAAATACGGTCCCTTTATGATGGAACTCAGGTGGGGACGGGGAAAAGTATACAAAAAATAAAAAAAGAAAATGAGGAACTGCAAACAGAGCTGGCACGGTTAAAACAGGAACATGAGATTGTTAAAAACGACTATCAGTTAATGATCAATGTAGTTGAACGTGCAGCGAAACGGACACAGGCTCAAGTTACAGCAAAATAA
- a CDS encoding enoyl-CoA hydratase/isomerase family protein produces MKVIARKRSETTAEIVLNRPEKKNAVDFEVIESLSRHLEEFKHDEKLKVLLIRGAGDAFCGGGDLGSFHSLYSEEEALSMLRPMSEVLKKIASFPVITAVYLNGTAVGGGAELASAADFRFSGRNGKVAFIQGKLHIATGWGGASLLKMRVGYETALEMLGTARQYTMEEAETLKFVSKKMNSLEDVDQWSSQWLDAKVVREYKKTLFPEPERERLFKLIDKEVEACAKLWVSEEHHEAVKKFLNKN; encoded by the coding sequence ATGAAAGTTATAGCGAGAAAACGATCGGAAACCACAGCGGAAATAGTTTTAAATCGTCCTGAAAAGAAAAATGCAGTTGATTTCGAAGTGATTGAAAGCCTTTCCAGGCATCTGGAAGAATTTAAACATGATGAGAAATTAAAAGTACTCCTGATAAGAGGGGCTGGTGACGCTTTTTGCGGCGGAGGCGATCTTGGAAGCTTTCACTCTCTTTATTCGGAAGAGGAAGCTTTATCAATGCTCCGCCCGATGAGTGAAGTGCTGAAAAAAATCGCTTCGTTTCCCGTGATAACGGCAGTATATCTAAACGGTACAGCTGTGGGAGGAGGTGCGGAGCTTGCTTCTGCAGCTGATTTTCGTTTTTCCGGCAGAAACGGGAAGGTTGCATTTATTCAGGGTAAATTGCACATTGCTACTGGCTGGGGCGGAGCCTCACTTCTTAAAATGAGAGTAGGCTATGAAACAGCGCTTGAAATGCTTGGTACAGCGAGGCAGTATACGATGGAAGAAGCGGAAACATTGAAGTTTGTATCTAAAAAAATGAATTCTCTCGAAGATGTTGACCAATGGTCTTCCCAGTGGCTGGATGCGAAAGTCGTCAGAGAATATAAAAAAACATTATTCCCGGAACCAGAGAGGGAAAGATTATTTAAATTAATAGACAAAGAAGTAGAAGCTTGTGCAAAGCTATGGGTTTCAGAAGAACATCATGAAGCTGTGAAAAAGTTTCTTAACAAAAATTAG